Proteins encoded by one window of Candidatus Neomarinimicrobiota bacterium:
- a CDS encoding adenylosuccinate synthase produces the protein MPNPKPRAQLTAVVGAQWGDEGKGKITDYFAGECDYVVRFQGGNNAGHTVVVEDEVYKLHHIPSGVLYPGPTSIIGNGVVINPKGLIDEIKALQERGIAPNLKISDRAHAIMPYHIAMDECLTSHQGDLAAGSTKRGIAPVYADKMYRHGIRIGDLLEPAIFEEKLMRSFEFNKNIIQKVFGRQFDLTMDDIYTDYLTFGEELKTFITDTSLELYYAYKEGKTFLFEAAQGMSLDIDHGMYPHTTSSTTVAGQMSAGSGIGLNGDRQIVGVAKAYVSRVGISPFPTELHDERAEELRERGQEYGTTTGRPRRIGCLDLVQLRQAVRVNGLTDIALTKLDILGGFSNIHVCTSYKIDKEIVKEMPASLDKMRRAEPIYTELDGWEEMSKDRVKHFCEQGDSSLPAEMKKYIAFIEEKVECPISILSLGPERNETILR, from the coding sequence CGAAGGTAAGGGAAAAATAACCGACTATTTTGCCGGTGAGTGTGACTATGTGGTAAGATTCCAGGGGGGGAATAATGCCGGCCATACTGTTGTTGTTGAAGACGAGGTATATAAGCTTCACCACATTCCATCAGGTGTACTCTATCCAGGTCCTACTTCCATTATCGGCAACGGTGTTGTCATTAATCCCAAAGGTCTCATCGATGAGATCAAAGCGCTTCAAGAGAGGGGTATTGCCCCAAACCTGAAGATCAGCGACAGGGCTCACGCCATCATGCCGTACCACATTGCCATGGATGAATGTCTCACCAGCCATCAGGGTGATCTGGCGGCGGGGAGTACCAAACGCGGTATCGCCCCTGTCTATGCCGACAAGATGTATCGCCATGGCATCAGGATAGGTGACCTGTTGGAACCAGCTATTTTTGAAGAAAAACTGATGCGTTCATTCGAATTCAATAAGAACATTATTCAGAAAGTTTTCGGGCGCCAGTTCGATCTGACAATGGATGACATCTACACAGATTATCTTACTTTCGGGGAAGAGCTGAAAACATTTATCACCGACACATCCCTGGAGCTCTACTACGCCTATAAGGAAGGAAAAACATTTCTTTTTGAGGCGGCACAGGGGATGTCACTTGATATAGACCACGGTATGTATCCTCACACCACCAGCTCTACCACTGTAGCTGGTCAGATGAGTGCCGGTTCTGGCATCGGCCTTAACGGCGATCGTCAGATTGTAGGTGTCGCCAAAGCGTACGTATCCCGTGTGGGAATTTCTCCTTTCCCCACAGAGCTTCATGATGAACGGGCTGAAGAGCTGCGGGAGCGGGGACAGGAATACGGCACCACAACCGGAAGACCTCGGCGGATCGGTTGCCTCGATCTCGTTCAACTCAGGCAGGCGGTACGCGTCAACGGCCTCACGGATATTGCCCTTACCAAACTGGACATACTCGGTGGTTTCTCAAACATACATGTGTGCACATCTTACAAGATTGATAAAGAGATTGTGAAGGAGATGCCAGCAAGTCTGGACAAGATGCGCCGCGCTGAACCGATCTACACGGAATTAGATGGGTGGGAAGAGATGAGTAAAGATCGTGTTAAGCATTTTTGTGAACAGGGCGACAGTTCACTGCCTGCGGAGATGAAAAAGTATATAGCTTTTATTGAGGAGAAGGTCGAGTGCCCAATATCTATCCTTTCACTGGGCCCCGAAAGAAACGAAACCATCTTACGCTGA